A window of Salvia splendens isolate huo1 chromosome 8, SspV2, whole genome shotgun sequence genomic DNA:
AGACGTTACGACGGACGTCGTCGAAAATctgcggaactccggtgtccgcaagcgACGTCCGCGTCCGCGGGTCgctcgcctaatggcggacgtccggcaagCCGGTCCGACGTCGGCCGGGACGCCTGCCGCTGCGAATGCTCTAAGCGACATATGCAATAGTACTAGCGAGTACTAGTAGTCATGGATGTCAATGTAGCTCGCAACCCGTggctgacccgaataacccgcAAAATTTATAGGGCTAGGGTTGAAATTTTctaacccgataaaattacaacccgattagcctgcACTCGATTAACacgcaacccgttagggtcagacccgaaaacccgatgggctggcccgaaaacccgataaaatttctattattctatttgtttgattcctaattggacaatttcattgattatttttataatatagataactaaaaaataacattcaaatttatattaaatatataaattatatattaaatttttattaatataataataaaaaataaattagaaacttctaattaattaataaatatttaaatttgtaaaacatgttttaaaacatgctttaaaatatttaaatttatgttttattttacacaaatctcaaatattagtatttgatcatgtttgtgtttgtgaTTAAAACATGTtacatgctttaaaatatttaaatttatgttttattttatacaaatctcaaatattagtatttgaccatgtttgtgtttgtgtttgagtttaagcatatatctcaaatttatcataattaaatatttatattttataaatataactaattttcatcattatttattggattgatcgtaTGTTAATTTTATTGGTAGCAactcgattaacccgctgggacagcccgaaacccgagcgtttagggttagggttgaagtTTTATAATccgaaaaaatctcaacccgattagcccgcacctgattgacccgcaacccggcGGGCCGAcctgattgacatccctactagTAGTATTCAGTTGTGGAGAAAAAATATTACTcgtaaaaagaaaaggaaaaggaaaaggaaaaagaaaaggaaaaagaaaagggcACCACAATAAAATACGCCCTGCTCAGATATTACGCTCGCACACATCGTTATTTTGGAGAGATCTCTAAACGCCGATCCATCCTCGCTGCTCCTCTTGTAAGAATaaattctccctctctctcgaTACTGAATTTCAACGATTTGTACTGGTCGTCTGGTATGATTTGTGCATATGTGCCTGAAATTTCATTTTGGAACTTTAAAAAATTGGATTCAAGTTATTTTTAGATCCTGGCTATCGATCTCATGAGCTGGTTGTTTAAATTCCTTATTGCGCTTATTTGTCCTCGATTTTTGCGCTTGATGCTCGATCTGATCGTCGTGGTGTTAGATCTCGTGTTTATGCAATCGGCTTGTGTAGGTTAATTTGCTCCATATATAGATTTGATAGTTTCTGCTTGAATTTTTGGACTGATATGTCGCCTTTATAGTTGTCTGatgatttcattttatattgCGTGATGTAAAAGATGTTAAGGAATGCATATAGAACAGATTCAGTTCTGGTGATCTTGTACCATGGGTAAGAGTGGCTGGATTGAAGTTCACGTGAGACCCTGCATAAATTTGATGTCAATTTGGTTGGAATTGTGGTGTAAGATCACATGGTCATTTTCAGATGATAATGAATATATATGCTGTGGTGTTCCTTTCGTGCAATTTGTAGGTCATTTTGAATAATGAATATATATGCTGTGGTGGTCATTTTGATGTCAATTTGTAGGTTGGTTATTTGCTGGTGGTTGGTTATTTACTGGTTTTGATCTGTTATAGCTTACACGCAATTAGTTGGCAGTTAAAAGATGGGGCTTTCTTTCACGAAGCTTTTCAGCCGGCTGTTTGCCAAGAAAGAGATGCGTATTCTCATGGTAGGTCTCGATGCTGCTGGTAAAACAACCATTCTCTACAAGCTCAAACTTGGAGAAATTGTCACCACAATTCCTACCATTGGTAAGTTACTCAATGATGCATTTTCCGAGTCTTAATAACACCAATAAGCTCTTAAATTTGTTGAGCCTGGTTAGAtatctatatatgtatatgcattCCTTTTATAATTGCCTAATCCGTGATTTCACAGGATTAAGTGTATGTTCAACTTTGTCCTGCTGCATTACTTAATTGCATCAGAACTGTTTCAACTTAAATTGTGTAATCCTTAATCTCACAAGATTAAGTACTGGTTTTCAGGGTTCAATGTAGAGACTGTTGAGTATAAGAACATTAGCTTCACTGTTTGGGATGTCGGGGGTCAGGACAAGGTATGCATTTCCTCGTTTTGCTCTTCTTCCTGCCTGATGTGAAGAGTGTCTTGTGGGAATCATTCTGTTGCTAAAATCCCTTATTGTATTGAATAAAAAAGGATCAGTGCTACGGTCCTCTATTATTTCGTTTGATCCAATATTGACCGGGGACGAGCCCCGACTTCCCATGAGCCATGGGTAGTTACATGGTCCCAACCGTTACTAGGTTTTGTTCCTGGATCAGAAACCAATTCATTATAACTTAAGAAGTAACTTGGGTTAAGAAAGCTGGTAAGGTATCAATGGGTTTATGTTCTTTTATTTATCTAAAGCTTTAGAAAGGCCTTGCTCTTTTTCTGCTGGAAGTAACTTGGGTTAAGAAAGCTAGTAAGGTATCAATGGGTTAAATGTTTAAGTAGTACTCATACAATTGTGGCTTGATGACCCCACCTCTTCCCTTACTCAGAAATATGCAGTAATTTAACCGTTTTAAAGAATCCTGAATGACTGGGTGCTATAAAAAAATTCTGCTCATGTTAACTTGACCAGCAATTTGATGTGCGCTCTCTGTTATGCAGATCCGTCCTTTATGGAGGCATTATTTCCAGAACACCCAGGGCCTTATCTTTGTTGTTGACAGCAACGATCGCGATCGTGTTGTTGAAGCAAGGGATGAATTGCACAGGATGCTGAATGAGGTACACGTCACTGAACTTCTCTATTCTTGATATGGTTTCGGATGAACGAAAAAGAAACTGCTCTGCAACACCAGACTGAGTGAAACCTTTTGTTTCCCCCTCTTTTCAGGACGAGTTGAGGGATGCTGTCCTGCTTGTTTTTGCCAACAAGCAGGATCTTCCAAATGCAATGAATGCTGCAGAAATAACTGACAAACTGGGCCTTCATTCTCTCCGGCAACGCCATTGGTATAGTCTTTTATCATAACCTTCTCCTACGAGTTAGGCATCTTGAATCTCATGTAACTCATACATCTGTCTACTTCTGAAATGCAGGTACATCCAGAGCACATGTGCAACTTCGGGTGAAGGTCTTTACGAGGGATTGGATTGGCTGTCGAACAATATTGCCAACAAGGTAAGATTGCATCTTACAATTATTTCGCAGTATAATCAAAACCTGTTCTGCGTGCCACCCGATTTTGTAACCATCTCCTCATTGCATTTTTTTTCAGAGTTAAGCTCTTGAGCCCGAAATGACCTTGCACTATGGCCTGTGGGGCTTTCATTCTTTATCACTCGGATCATCTAGCATTATTATGCTGATGGCCTCAGATCCAGTCGAGAACGTTGCCATCTTTCGACCTTTCTATGtagttaataataatttttagtttttcttgTCAACCTTGTCTTTTCCTACTACTGTTTCTTGGTATACGATCGAGTTCTGTAATAGAAACTACCAACCAGTATCGATTTTCACTTTTGATGAGACAGTCATGTTAATAAAGTACATTCTCAGGGATCTATTTTGCTGAGTATATATAGATAGTCAAATTGGTTACTTGATTTTTTTACCTTCCTAGTTTCATGTTTTCACTTGCTCTTTCGAAAATTTTATTCTGtaaaattattgatttttttcaaaaaatattataGAGTAGGCGTCCAGTACTAAGATTTTTCCATGTAATGTACTCCAGTATACTTTCTCTATACCGTTATAAGCAAGACGCTTTTTTTATACCATGAGACTTATGAAAATGATGTTGAAATAGTTACATggatagagaataaaatatgagagaataaagtagggtacgaagagaaaaataattatgttatatactatcaaaaagaaaaataactcGCTATAAAGAAAATCACGA
This region includes:
- the LOC121744473 gene encoding ADP-ribosylation factor 1, whose protein sequence is MGLSFTKLFSRLFAKKEMRILMVGLDAAGKTTILYKLKLGEIVTTIPTIGFNVETVEYKNISFTVWDVGGQDKIRPLWRHYFQNTQGLIFVVDSNDRDRVVEARDELHRMLNEDELRDAVLLVFANKQDLPNAMNAAEITDKLGLHSLRQRHWYIQSTCATSGEGLYEGLDWLSNNIANKS